In one Butyrivibrio proteoclasticus B316 genomic region, the following are encoded:
- a CDS encoding tyrosine-type recombinase/integrase, with product MQNNIKNDDKYYNEQDKINILRMREVLDTLPRFCKQFFRGIEPTTSARTRLGYAYDLRTFFEYLHNVNPSLSKKDIRDYDVSILNQIEREDIEEYLEYLSLYAKDDREITNNEQGKKRKMSALRSMYSYFYKSEQISRNTAELINMPKLHEHEIIRLEPNEVATLLDQVEAGEKLTKAQLKYHEKTKLRDVALLTLLLGTGIRVSECVGIDFDDIDFDTNGLRIHRKGGYNTVVYFPDEVREALLTYINQRKEIIPEEGSENALFLSLQNKRISVRAVEKLVKKYAQNVTTLKKITPHKLRSTFGTNLYQESGDIYLVADVLGHKDVNTTRKHYAAQDDANRRKAAKMVHLRD from the coding sequence ATGCAGAACAATATTAAAAATGATGACAAATATTATAATGAACAGGATAAAATAAATATCCTCAGAATGCGTGAGGTTCTGGATACTCTGCCCAGATTTTGCAAACAGTTTTTTAGAGGCATAGAGCCTACGACTTCTGCCCGTACAAGACTTGGTTATGCATATGATCTGCGCACTTTCTTTGAATATCTTCACAATGTTAATCCATCTCTAAGTAAAAAAGATATACGAGATTATGATGTTTCCATTTTAAATCAGATAGAACGTGAAGACATAGAAGAATACCTGGAATATTTATCTTTATATGCCAAGGACGACCGTGAAATAACTAATAATGAACAGGGCAAAAAAAGAAAAATGTCAGCTCTTCGTTCAATGTATAGTTACTTTTATAAATCTGAACAGATTTCCAGAAATACAGCAGAACTTATAAATATGCCCAAACTTCATGAACATGAAATCATTAGACTTGAGCCAAATGAAGTTGCTACTCTTCTAGATCAGGTTGAAGCCGGAGAAAAACTTACCAAGGCTCAGCTCAAATACCATGAGAAAACAAAGCTTAGAGATGTAGCTCTTTTAACTCTTCTTCTCGGGACAGGAATACGAGTTTCTGAATGTGTAGGAATAGATTTCGATGATATTGATTTTGACACAAATGGTCTCAGAATTCATCGAAAGGGAGGATATAACACTGTAGTTTATTTTCCTGATGAGGTAAGAGAAGCCCTGTTAACCTATATAAATCAGCGCAAAGAAATCATACCTGAAGAAGGCAGTGAAAATGCCCTATTCCTCTCTCTTCAGAATAAGAGGATTTCAGTACGAGCAGTCGAAAAGCTGGTAAAAAAATATGCTCAAAATGTCACAACTCTTAAAAAGATAACTCCTCATAAACTCCGTAGTACCTTTGGTACTAACCTTTATCAGGAATCCGGGGATATTTATCTTGTAGCTGACGTTCTCGGGCACAAAGATGTTAATACTACACGTAAGCACTATGCGGCTCAGGATGATGCCAATAGACGAAAAGCTGCCAAAATGGTACACCTTAGAGATTAG
- a CDS encoding DHH family phosphoesterase yields MKLSALLKYNSIVIQCHDNPDADAICSGYVLYRYFLKHGKKVRLIYSGNFKITKSNLVFLINELHIPIEFVSNLKSKPELLLLTDCQYGEGNVKKFPAKEVAVIDHHQVYSTLPKLNEVRSNLGSCCSVIWNLIKIEDETSSIDIDENIATALYYGLYSDTNAFSEMSHPLDRDMIEALDYNKNLIMKLKNMNLTLKEAKIAGVAMLGVEYHAENKYAILRTDPCDPNILGLIGDFIVAVDNIDVCLVYSVLSFGVKFSIRSCSNETRADELATFLAKKIGSGGGHTEKAGGILKNELIIKQYPDYIEIDDDSARHSISNIIRERMADYFENAEIIHANDTTLVLSHMSKYERSPITLSYIDPHELVPTGNMAIIRTLDGDANIEIRNNTILILDSNGSVKVISAEKFNSSFKKTRKKFKFNSDYIPSIKNADTGKSFSLLPLAKSCESTGDIKIYAKKLTKTTKLFSFWDSDKYMIGQKGDYLAVSQDDIHDIFIVEKNIFKKTYKSV; encoded by the coding sequence ATGAAACTTTCTGCACTGCTTAAGTATAATTCCATAGTCATCCAATGCCATGATAATCCGGATGCTGATGCTATATGCTCAGGATATGTGTTATATAGATATTTTTTAAAACACGGAAAAAAGGTACGTCTTATCTATTCTGGTAATTTCAAGATTACTAAGAGTAACCTTGTTTTCCTTATTAACGAACTGCATATTCCAATCGAATTTGTCAGCAATCTTAAGTCCAAGCCTGAACTGCTTCTTTTAACTGATTGTCAGTATGGAGAGGGTAATGTCAAGAAATTCCCGGCCAAGGAGGTAGCTGTAATAGATCATCATCAGGTTTACAGCACTCTCCCTAAACTAAATGAAGTACGCAGTAATTTGGGCAGCTGTTGTTCTGTTATATGGAATCTTATCAAAATAGAAGATGAGACTAGCAGTATAGATATCGATGAGAATATCGCTACTGCTCTTTATTATGGCTTGTATTCAGATACTAATGCCTTTTCTGAAATGTCTCATCCTCTTGACCGAGACATGATAGAAGCTCTTGACTATAACAAGAATCTTATTATGAAGCTCAAGAACATGAATCTTACGCTCAAAGAGGCCAAGATTGCAGGAGTTGCCATGCTTGGCGTTGAGTATCATGCAGAAAATAAGTATGCAATTCTCAGAACAGATCCGTGTGATCCTAATATTTTGGGACTTATTGGAGATTTTATCGTAGCTGTTGATAACATAGATGTTTGCCTTGTTTATAGTGTTCTTTCTTTTGGTGTCAAGTTCTCAATCAGAAGTTGTTCCAATGAGACAAGAGCAGATGAACTTGCAACTTTTCTTGCCAAGAAAATTGGATCCGGTGGAGGACACACTGAGAAAGCCGGAGGTATCCTCAAGAATGAACTTATTATCAAACAGTATCCTGACTATATAGAGATTGATGATGATTCAGCCAGACACTCTATCTCCAATATCATTCGCGAACGTATGGCAGATTACTTTGAAAATGCTGAAATTATTCATGCAAATGATACAACTCTTGTTTTGTCTCATATGTCCAAATATGAGAGATCGCCTATTACTTTAAGTTATATAGACCCTCATGAGCTTGTTCCTACCGGTAATATGGCTATCATCAGAACATTGGACGGAGATGCCAATATAGAGATCAGAAATAATACTATTCTGATTTTGGATTCAAATGGTAGCGTTAAGGTCATCTCTGCCGAAAAGTTTAATTCAAGCTTTAAAAAGACACGCAAGAAATTTAAATTTAACAGTGACTATATACCTTCTATCAAAAATGCAGATACCGGTAAGTCTTTTTCATTATTACCGCTTGCCAAGAGCTGCGAATCTACTGGAGATATTAAGATATATGCCAAAAAGCTAACCAAAACTACCAAGCTTTTTTCTTTTTGGGACAGTGACAAATACATGATTGGACAAAAGGGGGATTATCTAGCTGTAAGCCAGGATGATATTCATGACATATTCATCGTGGAAAAAAATATATTCAAAAAAACTTACAAATCTGTTTAA
- a CDS encoding DUF975 family protein gives MWNRKEVKEKGKANFKKNYGRSVLVALIYSIFFISTSSISSKTSAEQLQNNLETNPDFVYIFMATMAVLSALICIMTILDIFLLNPLEVGCMRFFLKNQDVEGDFGELGFAYKNNYLNSVLALFLRSIIVSIFFFLLVIPGWILTYSYRMVPFILADDPNVSAIDALKRSRAMMKGHKWNAFVYDLSFIGWFFLSFITLGIVGIFYVNPYKHNADAALYQAIRG, from the coding sequence ATGTGGAACAGAAAAGAAGTAAAAGAAAAAGGAAAGGCAAATTTTAAAAAGAATTATGGAAGATCAGTTCTTGTAGCTCTTATTTATTCAATTTTCTTTATTTCAACATCGAGTATATCCAGTAAGACAAGTGCTGAACAGCTTCAGAACAATTTGGAGACAAATCCGGATTTTGTTTATATTTTCATGGCTACTATGGCTGTATTATCAGCTCTTATATGCATCATGACAATTCTGGATATATTTTTATTAAATCCGCTTGAAGTAGGCTGTATGAGATTCTTTTTGAAGAATCAGGATGTAGAGGGCGACTTTGGAGAACTTGGTTTTGCATATAAGAATAATTATCTTAATTCAGTTCTCGCTTTATTTTTAAGGAGCATTATTGTCTCAATTTTCTTTTTCCTTTTGGTTATTCCTGGTTGGATCCTGACTTATTCTTATAGAATGGTACCCTTTATTCTTGCGGATGACCCTAATGTATCAGCTATCGATGCGCTTAAGAGATCAAGAGCAATGATGAAAGGCCATAAGTGGAATGCATTTGTTTATGACCTTTCATTTATAGGATGGTTTTTCTTATCCTTCATTACATTAGGAATTGTTGGAATCTTTTATGTTAATCCTTACAAACACAATGCTGATGCTGCACTTTATCAGGCTATTAGAGGATAA
- a CDS encoding LysM peptidoglycan-binding domain-containing protein, with amino-acid sequence MTNAMYAAASLYNDPRFFSKSEVRIRANKVRRQRIFQLQLTTTIIIATIVLFAIIFMCSSFSSDAQSDMYKPEFKYYTTVMVHSGDSLWSIASDHYSEDHYDDLNSYITEICRINRMNTDSILNAGESLIVPYYSCEYK; translated from the coding sequence ATGACTAATGCTATGTATGCAGCCGCAAGTTTGTATAATGATCCCAGATTTTTTAGTAAGAGTGAGGTCAGGATTAGAGCTAATAAGGTCAGAAGACAGCGTATTTTTCAGCTTCAGTTAACTACAACTATCATAATAGCAACAATTGTTTTATTTGCTATTATATTTATGTGTTCTTCTTTTAGTTCAGATGCTCAGTCTGATATGTATAAACCAGAGTTTAAATACTATACAACAGTTATGGTCCATAGCGGAGATTCTCTTTGGAGTATCGCATCTGATCATTATTCCGAAGATCATTATGATGATCTGAATTCTTATATTACAGAGATATGCAGAATCAATAGAATGAATACTGATAGCATTCTTAATGCAGGAGAGAGCCTCATAGTTCCATATTATTCCTGTGAATACAAATAA
- the rsfS gene encoding ribosome silencing factor translates to MADLNVSKKMALMAVDALEDRKGEDVRVIDISEISTLADYFIIAGGTNINQVQAMADNVQEVLGRAGYMTKNVEGYESGNWILLDFGDIIVHVFDNENRLFYDLERIWRDGKNITKEELA, encoded by the coding sequence ATGGCAGATTTAAATGTATCCAAAAAAATGGCTCTTATGGCTGTAGATGCTCTTGAAGACAGAAAAGGTGAAGACGTTAGAGTTATTGATATCAGTGAGATATCTACACTTGCAGATTACTTTATAATAGCAGGTGGTACTAACATTAACCAGGTCCAAGCTATGGCTGATAATGTACAGGAAGTACTCGGAAGAGCAGGCTACATGACCAAAAATGTAGAAGGTTATGAATCAGGAAATTGGATTTTACTTGATTTTGGCGATATTATTGTTCATGTATTTGATAACGAGAACAGACTCTTTTATGATCTTGAGAGAATCTGGAGAGACGGAAAGAACATTACTAAAGAGGAATTAGCATAA
- the lexA gene encoding transcriptional repressor LexA: protein MEKGNISKKQQEILDYIKEQTLQRGFPPAVRDICKAVNLKSTSSVHSHLETLEKNGYIRRDPTKPRAIEICDDGFNMVRTEIVSIPVIGQVAAGMPILAEENIDSYIPIPASMCPKGADAFILKVKGDSMINAGIYNGDQIFVQQCSTAKNGDQVVALIDDSATVKTFYKEKGHIRLQPENDTMDPIIVDDCQILGKVFGVMRFY, encoded by the coding sequence ATGGAAAAAGGTAATATTTCTAAGAAACAACAGGAGATTCTTGATTATATCAAGGAACAGACTCTTCAGAGAGGATTTCCACCTGCTGTAAGGGATATTTGTAAGGCGGTTAATCTCAAATCCACATCCTCAGTTCATTCTCATTTGGAAACTTTGGAAAAAAATGGATATATAAGACGTGATCCAACCAAGCCACGTGCTATTGAGATATGCGATGACGGCTTTAACATGGTCAGGACTGAGATTGTCAGTATACCAGTAATTGGTCAGGTTGCTGCAGGAATGCCTATACTTGCTGAGGAGAATATAGATTCATATATCCCTATTCCTGCAAGTATGTGTCCTAAGGGAGCTGATGCCTTTATACTTAAGGTTAAAGGCGATTCAATGATCAATGCCGGTATTTATAATGGAGATCAGATTTTTGTTCAGCAGTGTAGCACTGCTAAAAATGGCGATCAGGTTGTAGCTCTTATTGATGATTCTGCTACTGTTAAGACTTTTTATAAAGAGAAAGGCCATATCAGATTGCAGCCTGAAAATGATACCATGGATCCTATCATTGTAGATGATTGTCAGATACTCGGTAAGGTTTTTGGAGTTATGAGATTCTATTGA
- a CDS encoding Crp/Fnr family transcriptional regulator, whose protein sequence is MVKEFDENSVTIRNQIYDVPQGMTILKEGEINLDMYKILKGHVEMYTGYGTENEVLLGLLGPGTCFGEFGILTKKPAIYTIIAYSNLKILRVTEELMMDFMKANPENVLQIMKNMANNMMRMQHQIGQLTTEIAELSNDLNNSENYKTSDMIKNMLRSYAIYDNNSSGDEQTDNVPGMKYLDKEHRQKSLARP, encoded by the coding sequence ATGGTAAAAGAATTTGATGAAAATAGTGTAACTATCAGAAATCAGATATATGATGTTCCTCAGGGAATGACAATCCTTAAAGAAGGCGAAATTAACCTTGATATGTACAAAATTCTCAAGGGACATGTAGAAATGTATACAGGTTACGGGACAGAAAATGAGGTTCTATTAGGGCTTCTTGGTCCCGGAACCTGCTTTGGTGAATTTGGAATTCTGACCAAAAAGCCGGCTATATATACAATAATTGCGTATTCAAACCTTAAAATTCTTCGTGTAACAGAAGAACTAATGATGGATTTCATGAAAGCAAATCCGGAAAATGTTCTTCAGATCATGAAAAATATGGCAAATAATATGATGCGAATGCAGCATCAAATTGGCCAGCTTACAACTGAAATTGCAGAACTGAGCAATGATCTAAATAATTCAGAGAATTATAAGACATCCGATATGATAAAAAATATGCTGAGAAGTTATGCAATATATGACAATAATTCCTCTGGTGATGAACAGACTGATAACGTACCGGGAATGAAGTATCTGGATAAGGAACATAGACAAAAAAGTCTTGCACGCCCTTGA
- a CDS encoding D-alanyl-D-alanine carboxypeptidase family protein, with protein sequence MNNKINYRKRDGQRLTISEYKKRRKVEIIRRLSLFSLSVVLVLVMIISAVINFKNTDKNEDTSANADESVSMASETVIVDTIVEESQEPEEISPYKEKSLDSASFFEGYKVEVSDSTDYINSENVLSTYALLVNLDNGTAVASKEGTVRINPASMTKILTLLVAAEHITDLDDTFEMTQEIGDFVYSHDCSAVGFSVGEKLTVRDLLYGTILPSGGDAAMCLAEYVAGSQEAFVDMMNDKLTELGLSDSAHFTNCIGIYNEDHYCTLMDMAMILKAAEENNLCHEVLSTRVYTTSNTVEHPEGITISNWFIRRIEDKDTHGEVVGAKTGFVVQSGCCGASYQISNDGTHYICVTADAWSSWRCIYDHVEIYDTYTS encoded by the coding sequence TTGAATAATAAAATAAATTATAGAAAAAGAGATGGCCAAAGACTGACCATTTCTGAATATAAAAAGAGAAGAAAAGTAGAAATAATAAGAAGACTATCACTTTTTTCTCTATCTGTAGTTCTTGTGTTAGTTATGATCATATCAGCAGTAATCAATTTTAAGAATACAGACAAAAATGAAGATACTTCTGCTAATGCGGATGAGTCTGTTTCCATGGCTTCAGAGACTGTCATAGTTGATACGATCGTTGAAGAGTCTCAGGAGCCTGAAGAAATTAGTCCATATAAAGAAAAATCACTAGATTCTGCCTCTTTTTTTGAAGGATACAAGGTTGAGGTTTCTGATTCCACTGATTATATAAATAGCGAAAATGTACTGAGTACATACGCGCTTTTAGTAAATCTGGATAATGGAACAGCAGTTGCTTCCAAAGAGGGCACAGTTCGTATAAATCCGGCATCCATGACCAAGATTCTGACCCTTCTTGTAGCGGCTGAACATATAACTGATCTTGATGATACTTTTGAAATGACTCAGGAAATTGGGGATTTTGTCTATTCCCATGATTGCAGTGCCGTTGGATTTAGCGTAGGAGAGAAGCTTACTGTAAGAGATCTGTTGTATGGAACAATTCTGCCATCTGGTGGAGACGCGGCTATGTGCCTTGCTGAGTATGTTGCCGGAAGCCAGGAAGCATTTGTTGATATGATGAATGACAAGCTTACTGAACTGGGATTATCAGATTCAGCTCATTTCACAAACTGTATTGGAATCTATAATGAAGATCATTATTGTACATTAATGGATATGGCCATGATATTAAAGGCTGCAGAAGAGAATAATCTCTGTCATGAAGTTTTAAGCACAAGAGTATATACGACCTCGAACACAGTTGAGCATCCTGAAGGAATAACAATATCTAACTGGTTTATTCGAAGGATAGAAGATAAGGATACTCATGGAGAAGTTGTTGGCGCCAAAACGGGTTTTGTAGTACAATCAGGTTGTTGCGGTGCAAGTTATCAGATTTCAAATGACGGAACTCATTATATTTGTGTTACTGCAGATGCATGGAGTTCCTGGAGATGTATTTATGATCATGTTGAAATATATGATACATACACAAGCTAA